Proteins found in one Triticum urartu cultivar G1812 chromosome 4, Tu2.1, whole genome shotgun sequence genomic segment:
- the LOC125553102 gene encoding cysteine-rich receptor-like protein kinase 26 isoform X2: MSSPPPEPCSGFGTPNFPFQANSQGTSGESRMPGYHFFKQATGDFSKKIGKGQFGKVYKAYLPTGEVIAVKLLHQMSKFDDEQFSHHCTQLMSTNHKNLVRLLGYSYGEHEESHLYDGRVIRGVYKRRLIGFEYVPGGSLANFLSEQHLGWSIRFKIIKEICEGLQYLQEAGIVHFNLNPGNILLDNGKIPKITEFGLYEMFKAVNDGATVTRGCTYRLRYMAPEIYCYGKMSERSDIFSLGALIKSIMAGTTDSSIHHMDGPKCVEHVHKSWRKRLQEIRRYRSFEADCQQVRTCIGIAVACMHRDPGERPLMKDIVRKLYEVETREDYLSSRVEQAVHDYEVRRISFQEMEHVTSNFSQKLGHDGLGAVYKGKLEDGEVIAVKRFDERLRKLEEQFERVVNLMKLRHKNIVRLTGYCYEPTKVPVPDDKNPELYIWWDVIENLLCYEFLPNGSLDMILNDKSCELDWQTRHKIIHGICEGLHHLHVECQDAPLVHEGFKPANVLLDNGMVPKLADFCTSMAVTPRG, from the exons ATGTCCTCGCCGCCACCGGAGCCGTGTTCTGGTTTCGGAACACCAAACTTCCCCTTTCAG GCCAACTCGCAAGGGACAAGTGGTGAGTCCAGGATGCCAGGTTATCATTTCTTCAAGCAGGCTACCGgtgatttttcaaaaaaaattggcAAGGGCCAATTTGGAAAAGTTTACAAG GCATATCTTCCAACCGGGGAAGTGATCGCCGTGAAGCTGCTCCATCAGATGTCGAAGTTTGATGACGAGCAATTCTCACATCATTGTACACAACTTATGAGCACCAACCATAAGAATCTTGTGAgactattgggctattcctacgGAGAACATGAAGAATCACATCTGTACGATGGGAGAGTAATACGCGGTGTATACAAACGCAGGTTAATCGGCTTCGAGTATGTACCCGGCGGAAGTCTTGCCAATTTTCTTTCAG AACAACATCTCGGATGGAGTATACGCTTCAAAATAATAAAGGAGATCTGTGAGGGTTTACAATACCTTCAGGAAGCTGGCATTGTGCACTTTAATCTCAACCCAGGTAATATATTGCTAGACAATGGAAAGATACCAAAAATCACagagtttggtttatatgagatGTTCAAGGCAGTAAACGACGGAGCCACAGTTACTCGAGGGTGTACTTACAGATTGAGATA TATGGCACCAGAAATATATTGCTATGGAAAAATGTCAGAACGGTCTGACATCTTTAGCTTGGGCGCTCTAATTAAAAGTATAATGGCTGGAACTACAGACTCGAGCATTCATCACATGGATGGTCCTAAATGTGTTGAGCAT GTACACAAAAGCTGGAGGAAAAGGCTACAAGAGATAAGGAGGTATCGCTCATTTGAAGCAGATTGCCAGCAAGTGAGGACTTGTATCGGAATCGCAGTAGCCTGCATGCACAGAGACCCAGGTGAAAGGCCACTGATGAAGGATATTGTTCGTAAACTATATGAAGTAGAAACTAGGGAAGATTACCTGTCGTCGCGGGTAGAACAG GCTGTTCATGATTATGAAGTCAGGAGAATATCATTCCAAGAGATGGAACACGTCACGAGTAATTTCTCTCAAAAACTTGGTCATGATGGCTTAGGTGCTGTTTATAAG GGAAAGCTTGAAGATGGGGAAGTGATAGCTGTGAAGAGATTCGATGAGAGACTAAGAAAACTAGAGGAGCAGTTTGAGCGAGTGGTGAATCTTATGAAACTCAGACACAAAAATATAGTACGATTAACGGGCTACTGCTACGAACCAACAAAAGTACCAGTTCCTGATGACAAGAATCCAGAACTGTACATATGGTGGGATGTTATAGAGAATTTGCTCTGTTATGAGTTTTTGCCAAATGGAAGTCTGGACATGATATTAAATG ATAAATCTTGCGAACTCGATTGGCAAACTCGTCACAAAATAATACATGGCATTTGTGAGGGATTGCATCACCTTCACGTGGAATGCCAGGATGCCCCCCTTGTCcatgagggtttcaaacctgccAATGTTTTGCTAGATAATGGCATGGTCCCAAAGCTAGCGGATTTCTGCACTTCAATGGCTGTCACACCAAG GGGGTAA
- the LOC125553102 gene encoding cysteine-rich receptor-like protein kinase 11 isoform X1 has protein sequence MSSPPPEPCSGFGTPNFPFQANSQGTSGESRMPGYHFFKQATGDFSKKIGKGQFGKVYKAYLPTGEVIAVKLLHQMSKFDDEQFSHHCTQLMSTNHKNLVRLLGYSYGEHEESHLYDGRVIRGVYKRRLIGFEYVPGGSLANFLSEQHLGWSIRFKIIKEICEGLQYLQEAGIVHFNLNPGNILLDNGKIPKITEFGLYEMFKAVNDGATVTRGCTYRLRYMAPEIYCYGKMSERSDIFSLGALIKSIMAGTTDSSIHHMDGPKCVEHVHKSWRKRLQEIRRYRSFEADCQQVRTCIGIAVACMHRDPGERPLMKDIVRKLYEVETREDYLSSRVEQAVHDYEVRRISFQEMEHVTSNFSQKLGHDGLGAVYKGKLEDGEVIAVKRFDERLRKLEEQFERVVNLMKLRHKNIVRLTGYCYEPTKVPVPDDKNPELYIWWDVIENLLCYEFLPNGSLDMILNDKSCELDWQTRHKIIHGICEGLHHLHVECQDAPLVHEGFKPANVLLDNGMVPKLADFCTSMAVTPRGYIAPEVMDTGKVTVKSNMYSLGVLIIEIATGDRCPCDESSGR, from the exons ATGTCCTCGCCGCCACCGGAGCCGTGTTCTGGTTTCGGAACACCAAACTTCCCCTTTCAG GCCAACTCGCAAGGGACAAGTGGTGAGTCCAGGATGCCAGGTTATCATTTCTTCAAGCAGGCTACCGgtgatttttcaaaaaaaattggcAAGGGCCAATTTGGAAAAGTTTACAAG GCATATCTTCCAACCGGGGAAGTGATCGCCGTGAAGCTGCTCCATCAGATGTCGAAGTTTGATGACGAGCAATTCTCACATCATTGTACACAACTTATGAGCACCAACCATAAGAATCTTGTGAgactattgggctattcctacgGAGAACATGAAGAATCACATCTGTACGATGGGAGAGTAATACGCGGTGTATACAAACGCAGGTTAATCGGCTTCGAGTATGTACCCGGCGGAAGTCTTGCCAATTTTCTTTCAG AACAACATCTCGGATGGAGTATACGCTTCAAAATAATAAAGGAGATCTGTGAGGGTTTACAATACCTTCAGGAAGCTGGCATTGTGCACTTTAATCTCAACCCAGGTAATATATTGCTAGACAATGGAAAGATACCAAAAATCACagagtttggtttatatgagatGTTCAAGGCAGTAAACGACGGAGCCACAGTTACTCGAGGGTGTACTTACAGATTGAGATA TATGGCACCAGAAATATATTGCTATGGAAAAATGTCAGAACGGTCTGACATCTTTAGCTTGGGCGCTCTAATTAAAAGTATAATGGCTGGAACTACAGACTCGAGCATTCATCACATGGATGGTCCTAAATGTGTTGAGCAT GTACACAAAAGCTGGAGGAAAAGGCTACAAGAGATAAGGAGGTATCGCTCATTTGAAGCAGATTGCCAGCAAGTGAGGACTTGTATCGGAATCGCAGTAGCCTGCATGCACAGAGACCCAGGTGAAAGGCCACTGATGAAGGATATTGTTCGTAAACTATATGAAGTAGAAACTAGGGAAGATTACCTGTCGTCGCGGGTAGAACAG GCTGTTCATGATTATGAAGTCAGGAGAATATCATTCCAAGAGATGGAACACGTCACGAGTAATTTCTCTCAAAAACTTGGTCATGATGGCTTAGGTGCTGTTTATAAG GGAAAGCTTGAAGATGGGGAAGTGATAGCTGTGAAGAGATTCGATGAGAGACTAAGAAAACTAGAGGAGCAGTTTGAGCGAGTGGTGAATCTTATGAAACTCAGACACAAAAATATAGTACGATTAACGGGCTACTGCTACGAACCAACAAAAGTACCAGTTCCTGATGACAAGAATCCAGAACTGTACATATGGTGGGATGTTATAGAGAATTTGCTCTGTTATGAGTTTTTGCCAAATGGAAGTCTGGACATGATATTAAATG ATAAATCTTGCGAACTCGATTGGCAAACTCGTCACAAAATAATACATGGCATTTGTGAGGGATTGCATCACCTTCACGTGGAATGCCAGGATGCCCCCCTTGTCcatgagggtttcaaacctgccAATGTTTTGCTAGATAATGGCATGGTCCCAAAGCTAGCGGATTTCTGCACTTCAATGGCTGTCACACCAAG AGGGTACATAGCACCAGAGGTCATGGACACCGGTAAAGTTACAGTCAAGTCAAATATGTACAGTTTGGGTGTTCTGATAATAGAGATCGCAACCGGAGACAGGTGTCCTTGCGACGAATCATCAGGCCGGTAA